Genomic segment of Eschrichtius robustus isolate mEscRob2 chromosome 7, mEscRob2.pri, whole genome shotgun sequence:
CTTTCCAGGAAAAGTATCTCAACATATTTACtataaaacaatttaatttcCCTGTCCCATCACCTgccaccccatccccatcccccccaAAAGCCCACAGGTTGTGGATTTCCTCTCATTCTTGGCAGAGTTACCAGAAGAAATATAATACCCCCTTCAGACTGCTCCCAACAGCTGCTGGAACAAGAAGGGGAGCTGGGGGTAACCTTCCAAAGCTGCCTCTAAAAATGACCATTCCCCCTGCCAAACCATGTAGCCAGTGAACATAAGACAgctctttttctactttcttaaaGGGGAGACCCCAAAAGCAACAGTGTCCCCTAGACCAAAATACTTGCCTCCAGCCTTTCTGTTCTCCTCAACTTGACTCTAAGCTGAAACTTCTAATACCTATTTCTTCCCTAAcatgcacttcttttttttttttttttaatttatttatttattttggctgcaccagaccttagttgcagcatgcggacttttttttttttggctgcattgggtcttcgctgctgcgcgcgggctttctctagttgcagcgagcgggggctactctttgttgcagtgcttgggcttctcatttcactggcttctcttgttgcggagcactggctttaggcatgagggcttcagtagttatggcacgcaggctcagtagttgtggcttgcgggctctagagcacaggctcagtagttgtggcgcacaggcttagctgctccgcagcatgtgcgatcttcccagaccagggctcggacccgtgtcccctgcattggcaggcggattcataaccactgggccaccagggaagtccccctaacaTGTACTTCTTAAAACAATCATCTACTACTTCACAGGACtagcattttttatttgtttgtttaacccACCAATATCCAAGTTAGGGTTCTTACCAAACTCCTATTCAAGGTAATTTCCTTGTCTCTGTCCACCTCCCCAATGCCATATTCCGCATGTgagcgtgcacgcacacacacacacacacacacacacacctcctttCAGGTCAAAAGCCTTCCTAGAGAAAAGCCTAGGAACAAATTGCACTGGTTGCACTGTACCCCGGcccttttccccttccccaaCATCATCATACACTAAATGCACCTCAGTTCTGTCTAGAAAACCCCCTTGCCAGGCAGCAGAGACACTTCCAGTTAGCCTTCAGCCTCTCAGCTGAGACCACCAACAAAGAAGTTCACGAATGTCAATTGGGGGCACAGGCAGTATCTCTCTTTGCCGAGGAGAAACTGGACAGAGCCTCCAGCATCATTCCCCAAAGGTGACAGCCAGGGTCGAGTGAAGACTGTGAAAACTGTACAAGGGCTGGGGGAGAAAATATAATGTAAGGAATGATTTGGAATCAGGGGCAGGAGGAGGCGGAGGCATGAACTGGCTGACCCCAAATGTCTTTTCCATCTCTAACTCCTATGATTCTTTGACCTCCAATTTTGTGCTGCGAACAAGGAATGGAAAGTCAACAGACGTGGTGATGTTTTGAAAGAGCCTGGCAGTCTGCTCTTGTCATTTAGTGGCCTTTGCATGTATTTTTTAAGGTGTCTCCAAGCCCTGTCTTCATTTCACAGTTGTCACCTTTCTCAACAATTTGAGCTCATGTCAAATAccaaaaaagaaggagaagaagaaagaatgtaCTGGCAATTAATTGTTGGCTAAAGAGGGGCAGGCACAAAGGCCCATTGGGTGGCCCAGACTCCCAGGGAGGGCAATGTGGACAATTTGGATATAACGAAGAACTAACTCAAAGTTGAGACAAAGGAGCCAAACCTCTAACAAGAGATAAATTCTTTCTCCAGATAGTCTCATAGTCAGTTTTAGATACAGTTCAAGCCTTTACATGATTCAAGATTCATAAACATATTCTTAATTAGCAcaaccatcttgcttctactgatTACACCTGGAGTTCCATCTGAAAGCTGTTCAAATCTGGGCAAGATTGCTGAATAGAAAGGACTTTCCTCAAGGATAAACCAAATCTTTGGATTCTCAACCTCATCTGATGGTTGACACACCTGAGATAAATTCTGGAGTTTATAAAAAATCTGTTTCTGTAGATCAGAGTAGGGGGCATGTCAATTTTCACTGGAAATTCAAAACTCaactttttcctcatttttccaaACAGTCAATCTCGtcttaaattttcaaaatttattggAGCTTGGCCTCAAGAAGAGTCTACCTGAAAGTCTCCCTATTCCATGGTTATGAGTTAGGACCAGAAACTAATCCAATGCCAGAGTCAATCCAGAGTTAAGGTTAAGTTGTCACACAAAGGTAATTCTTTTCTatgtaaaacactcaaaaataattttttaaaaaatgtgtatgctTCATCAGTAACCTCACTGCCAGTTTGATTTCAAGCAGCTCAAGCACAATCTCTACCTAAGGTGAAACGGCTAGACACAGAAAACTGAAACTAAGCAAACTGAGAGTATTGAAGTATTTTCAGAGGTTTCATTCAAAATAAATTGTTTATCTTGTAGATTATGAGGACTTTGGATTTCTCCATGATTCTGCCTTGAAAGCTAGGAAATTCATCCCCTACTATTCAAGTTTTACAAGACTGAAAAGGATATAAGCAGCTTCCATATTCTCACAGTCTTGGAGGAAAAGGCCTCTTGCATTCCTCCAGTTTGCATTTGGAGGTACTGACTGTACTAGACCATTTCCTGCTTCCACAGgtgtattgtttcatttattttaaacatgtaaACTGAACTCACTTTTATTAACTCACAAAACCATTAAAAATAAGGCCTTTCCAAAACAGTTGAAGATAAATACATCCATATAAGAAACCTTTCAATGAACCAGAGAACAAGTAAGTGACTGCTTCCTAGGTAAGGCAGAAAGGTGAAGGAGAGAGCCAAAGCTACTTTAAGTTGCTAATTGTTTTCTGAAAATCACTGTTTAGGCCCTAAAAGTAACCAGTGAGCAATGCCTTCTCTGTTCAGAGTTAGGAAACTTTATGCTTTCTGGGTCAAAAAAATGCTCTTAGGTGcaatcattttaaaacaaacaaacacactctGCTTATCTGTGTCCATCTCACCACTCTGGACGTTAATCATCACTGAAATAGATACCCCATTCCCCTGGCCTCAAAGAGCTCCAAGCCTACTAGACCCTGGCTGAGGAATGAATGTACATGCCAGGGCAAACACCTCAGAGCCTGACTCCCTAAACACCTATTGTTAATTCTAGGCAAATCTATCACAGGCAAATTCGAGAGAGCACCCAGGTAACGCTCaaaggatatttaaaataaaattcaagtttGAAAACATACAGGACTTAATTTAGGAGGAAGAAGATCAAGACTGGCAAAAGTTTGTAATATAAGACtgcaaaagtatttttaaaaatagatttacatacatagatatacttttttctttccattctttgctCTTGTTAATTTTACAGtatcagaatttaaaaatagcaCCTTTGCTCTTCCACCTCTCATACTTTCTAACTTCTTGCATTTAGCCTACATTATAAACTGACGGAGTTAAATTTCACTGTTTTGTTCTTGAAGACTGAACTAGCTTAGTTTTGCCCCTACTGTTCAGGAAAAACTTAAAAGATTGCTATATGAAacatttccttgatttttataTTAAAGATATTTCTATTCCCCCAGGCTTCATAAAACTttcaaataaaactgattttaaacCAGATGACTGACTCAAGCTGTCTTTGTGTCCACTTAAAAAAGTTCAGGATACCTACCAGTGTTCACTGTTTGGGCAAGAGGCCTAAAGGGAAGCAAATTATTTGTTTGTGGTTTTAAAGTGGCCAAAATGCCTTCAAGCACAAGTATAGACCATTAACAAATCACAAGGAACCAAAGCAGTTCATCTTACTCAACAAAGCTATGATCAGTTAGGAACAGCCAAACTGAATGGGACTTGCCCTGGGCCGGAAGGTCAGTAAACCTCACTTTGTGTTTCTGAGAATTCATGAGGCTCTTCGGCAGGGAGTGCAGACCCTAAAGCCCACAGGTTCTGCTGTCATGTTTCCAAAAACATTCAGGACAGGTGAGAGAAActaagcagtgtgtgtgtgtgttttcccccaCCTCCTGTCTTTAGGCAGCACCTCCAAGTCAAACCATCTTCACTTTTGCTATATAGACTGACTAGAGGAGAAGCCAAGCAATTAAAACGTTCCATTTTACAcgaatttattgagtgcctaccatgtgctgAACACTGTGCTATCACTTACACATCACAACATTTAAGCCTCATTTTACTGGATATGTTATTCCCATTGTTTATAGATGATAAAACTCTGGGGCAGTGAAGTTGTGTGGCTTCTGATAAAATACAGTTTTGTGTTGTGCTTATAAAAACTTATCCTACTGTCCACTGTGCAGTTAATTAGCCCAAAATATGAACTACAGCCCTGCCACTATCCAAGCAGCCGTACTTTCATTGAACTTTGGGCCCAAGCTCCCTGATGCCCTAAGAGAGCTGGGGTACGTGCCATCTCCCTCCAGGGATGACAACCACCTCTCTTGGTGGCTTATCACATCTCTGCAGCTGTCCAAAAACAGACCACACTGGTAAACATTCTCTCCACCTGCTGTAACACGCATAGCTTTTCCCCTCAACTCAGAAAACGCGAGCAGTGACCCTGCTCTTTATCAAGTGCTGGGGTAAAACAACTTCCCTAGAAAGTTGGAGATACCACATCCTAGGACATAGGCAAGAAATCAAAACACACATGGCTAATAAATAATAAAGCCAAATCACTTGGCAGTCTCAAAGCACTTTATACTATAAacccattttcattttgttattattacttACAGAATGCACACTCATTCACATTATCTCTCTTTTAGAGcatttgaaaaggaaagaaaaataaacataaattctttcatttgttcattcaatctCTATAAACAAGAAAGCCAAATTTTGCCATGGCTGACTTGGGTTTCGGGCATTTTAGACAACTCCTCTTCTAGGTCAACTGACAAGTTCTTTGAAAGAGTTTTTCTTACAAAAAATGAAGGTAATAAGACTTGCATGCCCccaaaatcccaaagaatcattatcatcaacaacaaaatcgtactagaaataataaaagttaaacaaaattatcAGGTTCAAAATTTCCAAAAGATTGTAGCAATCCTGGACATCATTAATAATACCCAGCTGGAAAACATACTGAAAAAGAGATTGCATtcgcaataaaaacaaaatgaatagcATATTTAggaatacttaggaataagtgTAACAACAGACATGTAGAAACTTTATAGTGAAAACCACAGAAACTTTTGAAAaggcacagaattttttttttttttgctgggcgTTGAGTGAGAGTGAAGacatcacacacatacaaatcCAACAAGGATAATCTAAACCTAACAGATATTAGACTCTGTCAAAAggcagcaatatttaaaatagaatggaaatggaaaaatacatcAGTGGAACAAAATGGAGAGTTCAGATATAGatccaatatatatacatatataatatgtatgtatgtgtgactGTATATACACATAGCTATATAGACTTAATATCTGGCAAAGTAagctttctaaaaatgtttttgtctttctaaagGGAAAGACAAGAATTATTTAACAAAAAGTGTAGTGGTAACTAGGTAGctgtttagaaaaaaagaaggttGAACTCACCCCTTATACCAAAACAAAAGTGATATTAATGAAAgtgttaactatttttaaaaatcaaattttaggAAGACCAGCAGAATATCAGAGAAGACTTATCAGGTCTGTGGAGAAATCATAAATTTCTCAGtttgtggcgggggggggggggggggatttaaaaatcacataaaaactGACAGATTCTGATATATTTAAATGTACAACTTCTATAGGCTAAAAACAGTGaagtaaaaagaacaaactgggaaaaatataatatttgcatCAAAGATGACATACTAGAGCCTAATATCTATGACCCACAAGAATTGGAATCCTTTATAAGAGTAACTTCAGGACCCCAATAATAAATGCGCAAAGACTAGGAAAAGACAATCTCACAGGTGAAACAAACACAGGGGAAAATATTTATGCTGGTCAGTGGTAAAGGAAtgcaaaataacaaaattttgagATACCATTATATGTCCACTAACAtagcaaagattttttaaatttacatgaaATTGGCTTAATAATTTGTTGCTATTGTCACTGTAACTTGGTACAACACCTTTTTACAAACCATAACCTTTGATCCAGTAATGCCAATATTGAGAATTTAGCCTAAGGaaccaattcaaaaagacatatgtatTATACAGTACGTgacatatctcaataaagctgttaccaaaaagTGCATTAAATTATTCATTTCCTTATTATCTATGATAGCAAAAAGCTGCATACAACCTGAAAGTCTAATATTAGAGGAATGTTTTTAATCTCATGGTACAgcccacaaacatttattatgtacCTATTCTGTTAGGATCAGTAGGATAGCAactaagaggaggaagaagaagtgtgcaaatgaaaagtaatttttaaaactgaatagtTATCTAGAGGTGGTGGTATTATagctttttatgttttaaaccAACTTTCTTTAATGTTGCTATACTGTATCAGaactaccttttttcttttttaacccaaATTGGATGGAGTTGGGTGCAATCTGAAAGCTTTTACTCCCccaattccacactttttttcccccctccctaTTAACTGCTTACATGGTTAAGTTTTTCATTCACAGGTCTCAGATCCTACCAAGTACAGGCCAAATTACAATACCATGCCTTCGTGTACAGTCTTAACTGTACTCATCCAACCCCCTGCCATAAGCAGGCACCCTTTTTTGTGTCATTCTGCCTCCATCAAGTCATAAACTATGGTTGACACTTGGACCAAGGGCCTTCTTTTGGGGTGTGaacccttttctccatattctaTTTTATCCACGCCCTGAAGCCTAACAACCCTTGGAAGGGGGTGAGAGGGTGAATGTCCACAAAAACGTCCTGAAAGGCCACATAGTGGATATGGGTCCTACACCTGGACGGGAGGAGGCCTCTAAAGCCACAGACCAGCCGGGCTCCTCTGGAGCTGAGGAACCCAGGCGGTCAACGTCTGCGAAAAGACACAAAAGCTGAAGGGAGTGCTTAAGATGGCTAATTGTGAGGAGCCGCCCACGGGGAGGGTGCTGACTGAGGGATGCTGTTGGGAGGCCTCCTCGGATGGGGGCCTCTGAGAGGAGCAGGGTGCTCGGGGAGGGATCGGCGGAGGCCGGGTCCGGGCCTCGGAATTCGGGGGGCGACACAGCCCCAGGCCGACCAGGCCGCGGCGCCCCGCCCTTTCCCGGGACGCGGGCCGGCCCGGGGCGGGGAGCGGGTGGGCGAGCGGGCGCTTACAGGTCGGTGCCGAGACGCGTGAAGCCGGAGTTGAGCGAGGCCCGGGCTATCCGGCGCCAGAGCAGGTCGCAGTTGGTGAAGCGCCGCAGCCAGCGGCACACCTGAGCCAGGCGGCCGAGGGCCTGCATGTCCAGGTAGGAACAGATGAGCAGCAGCAGCTCCTCCGGCAGGCGCAGCAGCGCGGGCCCCGCGGCGGGGCGGCCGGCAGGCTCCCGGGCTCCCGCCTCTTCCTCAGCCGCCGCCGCCATGGCCGCCCCTGTCCCAGCGAGGCGGCCCCAAGCCTGAGCCCCTCGTCCCTGTGCTCTCGCCGGCCTGGCCTCCTCCCGCTGTCCAGTTCTGACCCTCCACTCCTCCTTCTTCCCATCATCTCTTCCTTTGGCCTCCTTCCGCGCCCCTGCGCTCCCCTCATCTCCCCTGAAGATCCTTCTCGCCCCTTCCTCTACGCTTCCGCCTCCCTCTCGTACCTTTCCCAGGCCTGCCCTCTCTCCCGCCTCGGCCCCCAGCCCCGCTGCCTCCTTCGCCTGTGGCGGCTGCGGCTTCCCTTCCGCCCCGCTTCCTCTTCCGCCTTGCCCTGCTCCtgctttccccttccccttccctttcctccgcTTTCCTCTCGCGGCTCTCCCTTCGTGCAGTTTCCTCGTCTCCCCGCTCTCGCCCTCGCCCTCGCCGGGCCCGCCGTCCCCGGGGGGCCCTAAGCCGCCCTGGCTGCCCATGAGCGGCCGCGGAGCCGGCCCGACGCGGAGCCAAGcccgagccgccgccgccgccgccgccgccccaggAGGAGGCGACACCATGTCGGACCGGGTCACATGGGGCGGCGCGGGCCGACGCCTGGGCCCGCCCCTCACACCCGCGGCCGTGGAGCGGCTTTGGGGTGCGGGCCGAGACCGGGGAGATGCCCCCTCCCATGCCCCGGGCCGCCCGGAACGTGTGCAGGAAGCGCAGCTTGCGTTCATCTAGCATGCGAGGCCCGCCGAGCGCCTGGCTAAGGCCGCCAAGAGGAGCTTCGGCATTCAAGAAGCGCTTAGTTCtagcccctgccctcaagaagcacCCACTTGGGTGGCCTTCCCCCTCCGGTAGCCCTCCTCTACTTCGGCTGATGCCTGCTTTCCAAAGGCCACGTACCAGGGCCCCACGAACTGCATCCCTAGAAGTAGGCCGGGTTCTCACACGGGGTGTAAACCACAGTCCTAGCAATGAGCTGGCATTTTAGACGTTTTGGGAGGTTGCAATCCTCTAGATCCTGAATCCATAACTCCCCAGTCATGTATCAGCAAGTGGTAAAGCTATTAGTCACCACGCAACGgcaagtggattctccaaggtcCTCCAGGAGCCCTTTCCCACACCACCCATTCCATTCACAAGGCCACCAGTTTGAAGCTATAGAGCTTAGATGAATCTACTGAAGTCTAGACATGCTGTCCTGCACAGGCCCCTCTAGTGACACATGGCTTTGGGGCATTGGAAATGTGACTAGTCCAAATCGAGGTGTGCTGTAAGTGTGAAAAACccaccagattttgaagacttagaaaagaaaaagaatgaactatcttattaatagttttatattaattacatgtTGAAGTGATAAGATTTTTGATACATTGGCCTAAATATACTTTAATGTAACTGCTAGAAAGGTTAAAATTATACATGTGACTTGAATTTGTGGCCCACATTATTTTTTCTACTGGACAACATTGGGGGAGGCAGTAAGATtgggaagtgggggaggaatATGCCTATCCCCGTCTGTATCCTGTACCCGAAATCCTAACAGTAAGGATTTGAGGGTTGTATTTTGTATTTACATCTTAAGATCCATTTTCAGAAGCAAGAATGAATGAGAAATCAACTCTGGAAATTATTCAACACCTAGCATAGGCAAGGAGAGACTTAGGAGAGCAACGACATTGCATTATGTCACTGCAGAAGCATCATGTAACAAGGTCAGACCGGAATCTGGCTTTGCCCTAGAATTACTTTTTGATcttagcaaaacaacaacaaaaaaccccacctaTCTTGGCCTTTTAGTGTTCTCAGTCTGTAGTGGAGATAATGCCTCTGCCTTACTTTCGAGGGATAAATGAGATGATCCCTGTAAAATGCTTTGAACTCCTCTAAGAAAATTCTCAATAATAGTTACAGGTCAAATCCTTTTACAAAAAATACcctacaaaaggaagaaaaaaaaaaaaaaaggtacaacaAAGGCTTTGTGTAGAAAAAGATTTCCAAACCCCAGCCAGTGGTTTACTTATTAAAAGCAATATTTGACACATTTCAGTACAACTAAAGAATTTAGACCATCTCTTAGaaatcattataaagaaatctacTGATTTCATACTGTTAGAAGGCTGTTGAGGTAGGAATGCTGAGTATTGAGGTAATATCATCAACTCAACACTTATTGGTTTTGCTACAGTTGTGTACTGTGAGCCACtctgaaaggaagagagagatgaataTAGCATATGGTTCCTACATTTTGTGTTCATATTTGTGTTAAACACGTTTGTAATTTCTTACTGTTTGACTATTTTTTAACCGTTCCTTTACACAGAGTAAAACTAAgtagttcatccacattgtaccTAGTTTTTAGTGGAAGACTTGAAGGCacagaaaattatttaattaacccAACATAAGTCAGTATTAAAATCCACAATCACACAAATGCAACTTATTCTTTACCCCATGTTGCCCTCATTGTTGGAGAAATTAAACCATCATTTAAAATTATCAAATCACCCTCTTTCACACCCAAACTAGAGGTCAAGTGAACTGTTTAAGCTAGAATTTATGGTTTACTGATTTACAAAATAAGCCAAAGTACTCACTAGGCGGAAAGGCAAAGCCAAAATGGAAAATTGGCATATATTCTATTATTTGGTGGTGATGTGTATCCCTAAATTcctgagcttaaaaaaaaa
This window contains:
- the FBXW4 gene encoding F-box/WD repeat-containing protein 4 isoform X4, with protein sequence MVSPPPGAAAAAAAARAWLRVGPAPRPLMGSQGGLGPPGDGGPGEGEGESGETRKLHEGRAARGKRRKGKGKGKAGAGQGGRGSGAEGKPQPPQAKEAAGLGAEAGERAGLGKVREGGGSVEEGARRIFRGDEGSAGARKEAKGRDDGKKEEWRVRTGQREEARPARAQGRGAQAWGRLAGTGAAMAAAAEEEAGAREPAGRPAAGPALLRLPEELLLLICSYLDMQALGRLAQVCRWLRRFTNCDLLWRRIARASLNSGFTRLGTDLMASVPVKERVKVSQNWRLGRCRQGILLKWKCRDGKIGVHKIHSTFTVKYSAHEQEVNCVDCKGGIIVSGSRDRTAKVWPLASGRLGQCLHTIQTEDRVWSIAISPLHSSFVTGTACCGHFSPLRIWDLNSGQLMTHLGGDFPPGAGVLDVMYESPSTLLSCGYDTYVRYWDLRASVRKCVMEWEEPHDSTLYCLQTDGNHLLATGSSYYGVVRLWDRRQRACLHAFPLTSTPLSSPVYCLRFTTRHLYAALSYNLHGLDFQTP